Proteins co-encoded in one Sulfuricystis thermophila genomic window:
- the era gene encoding GTPase Era produces MSEAVPFRAGYLAIVGCPNVGKSTLMNRLVGAKLSITSSKAQTTRHRIHGILTTDTCQYVFVDTPGFQTEHRTALNRAMNRTVTAALADVDVILFVIDARRWRDADRAVLARLPADKPVVLVINKIDRLADKKALLPLIAMLAKEYAFAEIVPVSAEKGIHLDELLRAVGRHLPAGPAIFAPDELTDRSERFLAAELLREKLFRNLGDELPYGLTVEIEKYEEEGGLRRIHAAVIVDKEAHKAIVIGKGGERLKRIASAARHDMEKLFGGKVWLETWVKVKSGWADDERALKSLGYE; encoded by the coding sequence ATGAGTGAAGCGGTGCCCTTCCGCGCCGGTTATCTGGCGATCGTCGGCTGTCCGAACGTCGGCAAATCGACGTTGATGAACCGCCTGGTGGGTGCGAAGCTGAGCATCACTTCGAGCAAGGCGCAGACCACGCGCCATCGCATCCATGGCATTCTGACCACCGACACGTGCCAGTATGTCTTCGTCGATACGCCGGGATTCCAGACCGAACATCGCACAGCATTGAATCGCGCGATGAACCGCACCGTCACTGCGGCGCTAGCCGATGTCGATGTGATCCTGTTCGTCATCGACGCGCGACGCTGGCGCGACGCCGACCGTGCGGTGCTGGCGCGCTTGCCGGCCGACAAGCCGGTGGTGCTGGTCATCAACAAGATCGACCGCCTCGCCGACAAGAAAGCGCTGCTGCCCTTGATCGCGATGCTGGCGAAGGAATATGCCTTCGCCGAGATCGTGCCGGTGAGCGCCGAAAAAGGTATCCATCTCGACGAGCTGCTGCGCGCCGTGGGCAGGCATCTGCCTGCCGGGCCTGCGATCTTCGCGCCGGACGAGCTCACCGACCGCTCGGAGCGTTTTCTCGCCGCCGAGCTGTTGCGCGAGAAACTGTTTCGCAACCTCGGCGACGAACTCCCCTATGGCCTCACCGTCGAGATCGAGAAGTACGAGGAAGAGGGTGGCCTGCGCCGCATCCATGCCGCGGTGATCGTCGACAAGGAAGCGCACAAGGCGATCGTCATCGGCAAGGGCGGGGAGCGCTTGAAGCGCATCGCCAGTGCGGCGCGCCACGATATGGAAAAACTCTTCGGCGGCAAGGTCTGGCTGGAAACCTGGGTGAAGGTGAAGAGCGGCTGGGCCGACGACGAGCGCGCCCTGAAGAGTCTCGGCTATGAATGA
- the rnc gene encoding ribonuclease III, with the protein MSARLEQALGHRFDKPELLRQALTHRSHSSPHNERFEFLGDSVLNCAVALLLFRKFPTLKEGELSRLRASLVRQETLAQIATGLGLGDALRLGEGELKSGGFRRPSILADALEAIFGAICLDAGFDAALTTIERLYRERIERIDPHSAGKDAKTALQEWLQGRRLPLPHYQLLETHGNAHAQEFVVACNIPALDVCVTGRGSSRRAAEQEAAQAALARLSGA; encoded by the coding sequence TTGAGCGCGCGGCTCGAACAGGCGCTTGGCCACCGCTTCGACAAACCCGAACTGCTGCGCCAGGCGCTGACGCACCGCAGCCATTCCTCTCCTCATAACGAACGCTTCGAATTCCTTGGCGACAGCGTGCTCAATTGCGCGGTCGCGCTGTTGCTGTTCCGTAAGTTTCCCACGCTCAAAGAGGGCGAGCTTTCCCGCTTGCGCGCGAGCCTCGTGCGCCAGGAAACCCTGGCGCAAATCGCCACCGGCCTGGGGTTGGGCGATGCGTTGCGCTTGGGTGAGGGCGAGCTGAAAAGCGGTGGCTTTCGGCGCCCGTCGATCCTGGCCGACGCGCTCGAGGCGATCTTCGGCGCGATCTGCCTCGACGCTGGCTTCGATGCGGCACTGACGACGATCGAGCGCCTCTACCGTGAACGCATCGAGCGGATCGATCCACACAGCGCCGGCAAGGACGCCAAGACGGCTTTACAGGAATGGCTGCAGGGACGGCGTCTGCCGCTACCGCACTACCAATTGCTCGAAACGCACGGCAATGCCCATGCCCAGGAGTTCGTGGTCGCCTGCAACATTCCCGCCCTCGATGTCTGTGTCACCGGCCGCGGTTCCAGCCGGCGTGCCGCCGAGCAGGAAGCGGCGCAGGCGGCGCTGGCCAGGCTGAGCGGCGCATGA
- a CDS encoding DUF4845 domain-containing protein, translating to MNCKQRGMSLSGLLLAAFVVALLALLGMKVIPEYIEYRQVVASIKKVTQAAGPETSVRQIRDAFDRQANVDYISAITGADLDITKEAGQIVVSFSYEKRIPLFANVSLLLDFSGSSKE from the coding sequence ATGAACTGCAAGCAACGTGGTATGTCACTTTCCGGCCTGCTGTTGGCTGCGTTCGTCGTTGCGCTCCTCGCCCTGCTGGGTATGAAGGTCATCCCGGAATACATCGAATATCGGCAGGTGGTCGCTTCGATCAAGAAGGTGACCCAGGCGGCCGGCCCCGAGACGAGCGTGCGGCAGATCCGTGATGCCTTCGATCGGCAAGCCAATGTGGACTACATCTCGGCGATCACCGGCGCCGATCTCGACATCACCAAGGAAGCAGGTCAGATCGTCGTCTCGTTCTCCTACGAGAAGCGCATCCCACTGTTCGCGAACGTCAGCCTGCTGCTCGATTTCTCCGGTTCTTCCAAGGAGTAG
- the lepB gene encoding signal peptidase I gives MNFALILFILLVISGVLWAADRFHFRKRRASDAKEPLWVEYGASFFPVILAVFLLRSFLVEPFKIPSGSMIPTLLVGDFIAVKKYAYGIRLPVVNKKIIDIGQPARGDVVVFRYPPDPSLDYIKRVVGLPGDKVAYLNKRLTINGQPVEVRRAGDYFDAERLFYTPLYEERLGDREHMILIEDDAPAFVPHVMQFPHRDKCLYNTEGFVCEVPPGHYFVMGDNRDNSQDSRVWGFVPDENLVGKAFFIWFNFGDLKRIGGFR, from the coding sequence ATGAACTTCGCCCTGATTCTTTTCATTCTGCTGGTGATCAGCGGTGTGCTTTGGGCGGCCGACCGTTTTCATTTCCGCAAGCGGCGCGCGTCGGACGCCAAGGAACCGCTGTGGGTGGAATATGGCGCCAGCTTCTTTCCGGTCATCCTGGCGGTATTCCTGCTGCGCTCCTTTCTCGTCGAACCGTTCAAGATTCCTTCCGGTTCGATGATTCCGACCTTGCTGGTCGGCGACTTCATCGCCGTCAAAAAGTATGCTTACGGCATTCGACTGCCGGTGGTCAACAAAAAGATCATCGACATCGGTCAGCCTGCACGCGGCGATGTCGTGGTGTTCCGCTATCCGCCGGATCCGTCGCTCGACTACATCAAGCGCGTGGTGGGGCTGCCGGGCGACAAGGTGGCCTACCTCAACAAACGCTTGACCATCAACGGCCAGCCGGTCGAGGTGCGCCGCGCCGGAGATTATTTCGATGCCGAGCGCCTGTTCTACACACCGCTGTATGAGGAACGGCTCGGCGATCGCGAGCACATGATCCTGATCGAGGACGATGCGCCGGCCTTCGTGCCGCATGTCATGCAGTTTCCTCACCGTGACAAATGCCTTTACAATACCGAGGGTTTCGTCTGCGAGGTGCCGCCCGGCCATTATTTCGTCATGGGCGACAACCGCGACAACTCTCAGGACAGTCGGGTATGGGGTTTCGTGCCCGACGAGAACCTGGTCGGCAAGGCTTTTTTCATTTGGTTCAATTTCGGCGATCTGAAGCGTATCGGCGGTTTCCGCTGA
- the lepA gene encoding translation elongation factor 4: protein MDHIRNFSIIAHIDHGKSTLADRIIQRCGGLSEREMSEQVLDSMDIERERGITIKAQTAALWYQAKDGRRYNLNLIDTPGHVDFSYEVSRSLSACEGALLVVDASQGVEAQTVANCYTAIELGVEVVPVLNKMDLPQADPDNARAEIEEVIGIDATDAIPCSAKTGMGIDDILEAVISRVPPPKGDPAAPLKALIIDSWFDNYVGVVMLVRVVDGCLKAKDKIRLMSTGAVHLCEQVGVFTPKSQTREQLSAGEVGFVISGIKELKAAKVGDTVTLADRPAAEPLPGFKEVKPQVFAGLYPVEANQYDSLREALEKLQLNDASLQFEPEVSQALGFGFRCGFLGLLHMEIVQERLEREFDQDLITTAPTVVYQVKLRDGAEIFVENPSKLPEVQKIEEIREPIITTQIFVPQDYLGAVITLCEAKRGTQVDMRFHGRQVHVTYEMPLAEVVFDFFDKLKSVSRGYASLDYEFKEYRAADVVKLDILINGDRVDALSVIVHRANAQYRGRELAAKMRGLIPRQMYDVAIQAAIGSTIVARENVKALRKDVLAKCYGGDITRKKKLLEKQKAGKKRMKQVGSVEIPQEAFLAVLRVDEK from the coding sequence ATGGATCACATCCGCAATTTTTCGATCATCGCCCACATCGACCACGGCAAGTCGACGCTCGCCGACCGCATCATCCAGCGTTGTGGCGGTCTGTCGGAACGTGAAATGTCGGAACAGGTGCTCGATTCGATGGACATCGAGCGCGAGCGCGGCATCACCATCAAGGCACAGACGGCAGCGTTGTGGTATCAGGCCAAGGATGGCCGGCGCTACAACCTCAACCTGATCGATACCCCGGGGCATGTCGACTTTTCCTATGAGGTCTCGCGCAGCCTCTCGGCCTGCGAAGGTGCGTTGCTGGTCGTCGATGCCTCGCAGGGCGTCGAGGCGCAGACCGTGGCGAACTGCTACACGGCGATCGAGCTCGGCGTCGAGGTCGTGCCGGTGCTCAACAAGATGGATCTGCCGCAGGCCGATCCGGACAATGCCCGCGCCGAGATCGAAGAGGTGATCGGTATCGACGCCACCGACGCGATTCCCTGTTCGGCGAAGACCGGCATGGGCATCGACGACATCCTCGAAGCGGTGATCAGCCGCGTGCCGCCGCCCAAGGGCGATCCGGCAGCGCCTCTGAAGGCCTTGATCATCGATTCCTGGTTCGACAACTACGTCGGCGTGGTGATGCTGGTGCGCGTCGTCGATGGTTGTCTCAAAGCCAAGGACAAGATCCGGCTGATGTCGACGGGGGCGGTGCATCTGTGCGAACAGGTCGGGGTGTTTACGCCCAAGTCGCAGACGCGCGAACAATTGTCGGCGGGCGAGGTCGGCTTCGTCATTTCCGGTATCAAGGAATTGAAGGCCGCCAAGGTGGGGGATACGGTGACGCTCGCCGACCGTCCGGCAGCCGAGCCCTTGCCCGGCTTCAAGGAGGTGAAGCCGCAGGTCTTCGCCGGCCTCTATCCGGTCGAGGCGAACCAGTACGATTCCTTGCGCGAGGCGCTGGAAAAGCTGCAGCTCAACGACGCCTCGCTGCAGTTCGAGCCGGAAGTCTCGCAGGCGCTCGGCTTCGGCTTTCGCTGTGGCTTCCTGGGTCTCTTGCACATGGAGATCGTCCAGGAGCGTCTGGAGCGCGAGTTCGATCAGGACCTCATCACCACGGCGCCGACCGTCGTCTATCAGGTCAAGCTGCGCGACGGTGCCGAGATTTTCGTCGAAAATCCGTCCAAGCTCCCGGAAGTGCAGAAGATCGAGGAAATCCGCGAGCCGATCATCACCACGCAGATCTTCGTGCCGCAGGACTATCTCGGCGCGGTGATCACGCTCTGCGAAGCGAAGCGCGGCACCCAGGTCGACATGCGCTTTCACGGCCGCCAGGTGCATGTCACCTACGAGATGCCATTGGCCGAAGTCGTGTTCGATTTCTTCGACAAGCTCAAATCGGTCTCGCGCGGCTATGCCTCGCTCGACTACGAATTCAAGGAATACCGGGCCGCCGACGTCGTCAAGCTCGACATCCTGATCAACGGCGATCGCGTCGATGCGCTCTCGGTGATCGTCCATCGCGCCAATGCGCAATATCGTGGCCGCGAGCTCGCTGCCAAGATGCGTGGCCTGATTCCGCGCCAGATGTACGACGTGGCGATCCAGGCGGCGATCGGCTCGACGATCGTCGCGCGTGAAAACGTCAAGGCGCTGAGAAAGGACGTGCTGGCGAAATGCTACGGCGGCGACATCACGCGCAAGAAGAAACTGCTGGAAAAGCAGAAGGCCGGCAAGAAACGCATGAAACAGGTGGGCAGCGTGGAGATTCCCCAGGAAGCCTTCCTGGCCGTGCTGCGCGTCGATGAAAAATAG